The stretch of DNA CACCAACGCGAACAGTGGAATGATCGACAGCAGCGTGTAGAACGCGACGGCGCCGGACAGCAGTATGCCCTGGTTCGCCCTGAACCCCTTGAGCACGCTCCACAGAAAGCGCCCGTAGCCTTTGAGGCGCTCTGCAATGCCAACCCCGGTAAATTGCATAGTCTGTCCGCGCGGTGCTCAGAGGACGTACTCGCTTCTCGGGCAGAAGATAACACGCACGAGCACTTGTCCCGATCTGTCAGGCTCGGAACGCACGCTCACGCCTCTCCGAACCTGGCATCGGTCAGACGTACTCGAGAGCAAACTGGACGACCACGGGCTCCGCGAGTCGCACGTAATCGGAGTATGGAAGCCGGATCAACTCCGAGTGAGAACCTGCCTCGAAGGCGATCTCCTCATCTTCTGCCAGGGACGCATCCGCAAATAGCTGCATGTCGTACAGATTCCCGAAAGGTGGCATCGCGCCTACCTCGCAGGACGGAAACAGGTCTTTGAAATCGTCCTCGGCCGCCAATGCTATGCGTTTCGATCCCGTGATCTCTCGCAACCGATCCAGGTCGACGTGGAAGGAGGCCGGAAGCACGGCCATCGCGATATCATCGTCGATCTTGATCATGACCGTCTTCGCCATTTCCCTGCCCGGTATGTGCGCCGACGCCGCCACCTCCTGCGCCGTATAGGCCGGTGAATGCCGAATGGTGATGTACTTGATCTCGTGCCGGTCGAGATACTCCTTTAGTCGTTTGACAGGCATATGACACCTCCGTTCTCGGATTTCCGAACGGTATTCGGAACCTGCAAAGAAAAACCCTCCAATTTCAAAATAGAGGAACGCAGGCGCCGTGTTGTAAGCGTAGTCAGATAAAGAGTGTAGGCCCCCGCCCGTCAAGCCCAAATCGGCCTCACCCGGGTCGCAACATGCAGACGGACGCATCCGTATGATCCTCGACACATAATCGCGTCGATCATGAAAATAGAAGGCACCGTCACGTACCAGGATCTAGAAGGGGGTTTCTGGGGGATTCAGGGCGCTGATGGAATCAAGTACCGGCCGGTGGACGGTTTGCCAGGCTCCGTGCGCAGCGAGGGTTGCCGGATCGTAGCAGAAATTGAACCGGCAAACGTTATGTCGTTCGCGATGTGGGGCCGGAACGTGCGAATCATCAAGATCAAAAAAGCCTGACGGTCACTTATGCCGTACTTCGTATCTACACCACTGATCGTCACTGCACTGGGACTCACACTGGTAGCCTGGGAGGCGACTCGATCGGAGCGGAATCCGCTACTCACGCTGGGCGGGTTTGTACTCGTCGGAATCGGTGTAGCGAGCCGGCTCCTGTCCGGCGCGCCCATGCTGGCAAGCGTGTCCAGTGTCTTCATGGACTTCGGGGTGGGATTCCTCGTGGCCGGCGTATTTCTG from Rhodothermales bacterium encodes:
- a CDS encoding YbaK/EbsC family protein, with amino-acid sequence MPVKRLKEYLDRHEIKYITIRHSPAYTAQEVAASAHIPGREMAKTVMIKIDDDIAMAVLPASFHVDLDRLREITGSKRIALAAEDDFKDLFPSCEVGAMPPFGNLYDMQLFADASLAEDEEIAFEAGSHSELIRLPYSDYVRLAEPVVVQFALEYV